From Mumia sp. ZJ1417:
AGGTTTGTTAGTAGGCTGAACTAACAACGTGATCGAGCGGACCACCCTCCCCGGCGAAGCCCGGACGATGCCTCCCCTGCGGCAGCGTCCAGCCCGCCGCGCGACCGACAAGGTGCTGCCCGCCGACACCCGGCGGCACCACCTCTCGCTGCTCCTGCAGTGCCTCGCAGACGAGGGGTCGCTCAGTCGCGCCGACCTCGCGCGCGCCACGTCCCTGACCCGCGTCACCGTCTCCGACCTGGTCACCGAGCTCCTTGCCGACGGTCTCGTCGCCGAGCTCGGCACCAAGCCCGGTGCTCGTCCCGGCAAGCCTGCAACCCTGCTCGGTCTCGTCTCCGACGCGGTGCTCATCGCCGCGCTCGACCTCTCCGACGACACGATCCTCCGCGGCGCGCTCATGGATCTCGAAGGTCAGATCGTCGCGCGAGACAGCGCCGCGCTCGGTGACGCCCGGGGCGAGGACGCCGTCGACCTCGTCGTCGCGCTGGTCCGCTCCCTCGTCGACGCTTCCCCGCGTCCCGTCCTGGGAGTCGGCATCGGCACCCCCGGCGTCGTCGACCACCGAGGCGTCGTCCGTCAGGCCCCCAACCTCGGCTGGTACGAGCTCCCGCTCGCCGAGATCGTCAGCGACCGCGTCGGCCTGCCGGTGTCGATCGCGAACGACGCGAACATCGCCGCCCTCGCCGAGTGCACCTTCGGCGCCGGCAACGCCGACGGACTCCTGCTCGTCGCCATCGGCCTCGGCGTCGGTGGCGGCATCCTCATGGACGGCGCGATGCTCGGCGGCCCGCTGCTGTCGGCCGGCGAGGTCGGCCACGTGGTCGTCGAGCCCGGCGGCACCCCGTGCGCCTGCGGCAACCGCGGCTGCCTCGAGACGGTGCTCGCGATCCCTCGCCTCCGTGACCGCCTCGCCGACGCGGCGCCCAACGCCGCCGACGCGGAGCTGCGCACGGTCGGCACGACGCTGGGGACCGTCCTCGCTCCCATCGTCACCACCCTCGGCATCACCGATGTCGTGCTCTACGGCCCCGTCGAGCTGCTGGACGGCCCCCTCCTGGAGGCAGTCCGCGCTGCGGTGGTCGAACGGAGCATGCCGGTCGTCGCCGAGAACCTTGACGTGCGGATGGCCTCGCTCGCGCGGGACGTCGTCCTCACGGGTGCAGCGGCTCAGGTCCGCTTCGCCCAGCTAGGGGTGGTCTGACACCGGATCCGTCGCCACGCGATCGCACTCCTGTGTCGTCACCCACCCCTCACCAGATGGCCGGCCGCGGCCCTCTCACCCCCGAAGGAACGAAACAAATGAAGAATCTGACTCGACTGGCGGCGCTGGGTGTGGCTTCCGCACTCGCCCTCACCGCCTGCGGCTCCGACTCCGGCGACGACTCCGCGCCGGGCACCCAGGTCGTCAAGCTCTGGCTCGCCGGCGAGACCGACACGCCCGAGGACCTGACCAAGTGGCTCGAGAAGGAGTACGAGGCCCAGAACGAGGGCACCGACCTCAAGATCGAGCGCATCGACTGGGGCCAGCTGATCCCGCGACTGCAGACCGCACTGAGCGACGAGAACCAGACGCCCGACGTCTTCGAGGTCGGCAACACGCAGGCGGCGACCTTCACATCGGTCGGCGCGTTCACCGACCTCACCGACAAGGTGAGCGACCTCGGCGACACCATCGCGCCGGAGAGCTTCGTCGAGGCCGGCTCGTACGACGGCAAGCAGTTCGCCCTTCCTTACTACTGGGGCTCGCGCTACGTCTTCTACAGCAAGAAGGCCTTCGCCGACGCCGGCATCACGCCGCCGAAGACTCTCGCCGAGTTCAACAAGGCCGCGGTCACGCTCAAGGCCAAGGGCGGCAAGGACTACTCGGGCTTCTGGGTTCCCGGCCAGGACTGGCGCAACGGCATCTCGTGGCTGTTCGCCAACGGTGGCGACATCGCCGCCCAGGAGGGTGACAGCTGGGTCGGCAAGCTCTCCTCCCCCGAGAGCGTCAAGGGCCTCGAGGAGTGGAAGAACCTCTCCGACAACGCCAGCGCCGCCCCGAAGGACGGGCTCGACGCCGAGGCGTGGGTTCCGTACAACAACGGCGAGGCCGCGATGTTCATGGCGCCGGGTTGGGCACGCTGGAGCGTCCCCGAGGAGATGGCCACCGACCTGGGCGGCTTTGCACTGCCGGGCACTGACGGCAACGCCGCGCCGGTGTTCGCGGGCGGCTCCAACATCGGCATCTCGGCCAAGTCCAAGAAGCAGGACGAGGCGTACGCGCTGCTGAAGCTCATCTACAGCGACGAGTACCAGACGATGCTCGCCGAGAACGGTCTCGGCCCGGCGAACCCGGAGTTCACGGCCAAGATGGGTGACGACGAGTTCGCTCAGGCGTCGATCGCGGCTGCCTCGAACTCCAAGCTGACCCCGACTTCCCCGCACTGGACCGAGGTCGAGACGACGCAGGTGATGGAGGAGTTCTTCGGCAAGCTCGCCGGCGGCGAGGACGTCGCGAAGACCGCCAAGGAGTACGACGCGAAGCTCGAGGCCATCCTCAACAAGTAGGCCCTCGGGACTCGTCCCGTACGTACGACCAGGTACGGGGCCCGTCGCGACTCCCCCGCCGCGACGGGCCCCGTACCCCTTCACCACGACAGGCAGACCATGGCTCAGGCGATGACCTACGACGCGCCCCCGACGGAGACTGAGGCGGATCCCCCGCCGCTGCGGAACCGGCGGCGGCGCCCCGCTCCGTACCTCCTGCTCGTCCCTGCGCTGCTCACGCTGGCCCTCGGTCTCGGCTACCCGCTGGTCCGCCAGATCCTCATGTCGTTCCAGGAGTTCGGCCTGGCCCAGCAGTTCGGCACCGCAGAACCGGGCTGGATCGGACTCGACAACTACGTCCACGTCCTCACCGACAAGACGACGTGGCTCGTCATCGCCCGCTCGGTGGCCTTCTGCTTCGCCGCGGCCTCCCTGACGATGGTGATCGGGATGGCGCTCGCGCTGCTGATGCGCCAGGTGTCCACGGCCGCCCGCATCATCTTGCAGGTCTCGCTGCTCGCCGCGTGGGCGAGCCCGCTGATCGCCAGCCTGACGGTGTGGAACTGGCTGTTCGACACCCGCTACGGCGTCGTCAACTGGCTGCTGGTGAAGGTCGGGTTCGCCTCGTTCGACGGCTACTCGTGGCTCGCGAACCCGTGGACCTTCTTCCTCGTCGCCGGCGTGATCGTGGTCTGGATGAGCGTGCCGTTCGTGGCGTTCAGCTTGTACGCGGCGCTGACGCAGGTGCCCGAGGAGACGCTCGAGGCGTCGCAGCTCGACGGCGCCTCGCGGACCCAGCGGTTCCGCTTCATCGTCCTGCCGACGATCCGCCCGGTGCTCTCGATCGTGATGCTGCTGCAAATCGTGTGGGACCTGCGCCTGTTCGCGCAGATCAAGTACCTCCAAGGCGCGGGCGGCACGGTGAGCGAGACGAACCTGCTCGGCACCTACCTCTATCAGCTCGGCGTCGCGCAGAGCGAGTACGGCATGGCCTCTGCCGTGGCGATGCTCATGCTGCTTCTGACACTCGTCCTGACGTTCGGCTACGTCCGTTCGTTGCTGCGTGAGGAGCGCGCGTCATGACCGCACCCGCTACCCCGACACTCCGCCGTCGCCGTCCTCGCAAGGGCCGCAGGCTCTCCAGCGCCGTCGCGATCCTGGTCGCGGCCGTGTGGGCGTTCCCCGTCTACTGGATGGTCAACAGCTCGTTCCAGAGCAGCAGCCGTCTACGGGCTCCCGACCCGGCGTGGCTCCCGTTCAACGACGAGGCGAGCACGGACGCGTACGGGCGCGTGGTCGACGCGTCGTTCTGGCACTCGATGCAGCTCAGCCTCACCGTCACGGTCCTCGCGGTCGTCGCAGGCCTGGCGTTCGCGTTCCTCGCGGCGCTGGCGATCTCGCGCTTCCGCATCCGCGGCAAGGGCGCGTTCATCATCGTCATCCTCGTCGTGCAGATGATCCCTGCGGAGGCGCTGTTCATCTCGCAGTACAAGATGCTGTCCGGCTGGGGCCTGTTCAACACGGTCGCCGGGCTCACGCTGCTCTACCTCGCGATGATCCTGCCGTTCACGGTGTGGATGCTGCGCGGGTTCGTCGCCGGCGTACCGGCCGAGCTCGAGGAGGCGGCGATGGTGGACGGCTGCAGCCGCTTCCGTGCGTTCTTCACGATCACGTTCCCGCTGCTGGCGCCCGGTCTGGTCGCCTCGGGCGTGTACGGATTCCTCCAGTGCTGGAACGAGATCACTCTCGCGACCGTCGTCATGGACCCGTCCAACCGTACGATCCCACTGTGGCTGCAGGGCATGACGACGGTCTCCAACCAGGCAATCGACTGGCCAGCAGTGATGGCCGGTGCCACACTCGTCGCCGTGCCGGTGATCGGGCTGTTCATGTTCGTCCAGAACAAGATGACCAGCGGCATGGTCTCCGGGGCGGTCAAGGGATGAGCCCCGACGCCGCCGTGCGCCGCGCCGCGCATCGGGTGGTTCTCGGCGCCTTCGAGGGCCCCGACGTCCCAGCCTGGCTGCCCGGGCTGGTCGAGGACGGGTTGGGCGGGATCTGCCTGTACGGCAA
This genomic window contains:
- a CDS encoding ROK family transcriptional regulator, whose translation is MIERTTLPGEARTMPPLRQRPARRATDKVLPADTRRHHLSLLLQCLADEGSLSRADLARATSLTRVTVSDLVTELLADGLVAELGTKPGARPGKPATLLGLVSDAVLIAALDLSDDTILRGALMDLEGQIVARDSAALGDARGEDAVDLVVALVRSLVDASPRPVLGVGIGTPGVVDHRGVVRQAPNLGWYELPLAEIVSDRVGLPVSIANDANIAALAECTFGAGNADGLLLVAIGLGVGGGILMDGAMLGGPLLSAGEVGHVVVEPGGTPCACGNRGCLETVLAIPRLRDRLADAAPNAADAELRTVGTTLGTVLAPIVTTLGITDVVLYGPVELLDGPLLEAVRAAVVERSMPVVAENLDVRMASLARDVVLTGAAAQVRFAQLGVV
- a CDS encoding extracellular solute-binding protein yields the protein MKNLTRLAALGVASALALTACGSDSGDDSAPGTQVVKLWLAGETDTPEDLTKWLEKEYEAQNEGTDLKIERIDWGQLIPRLQTALSDENQTPDVFEVGNTQAATFTSVGAFTDLTDKVSDLGDTIAPESFVEAGSYDGKQFALPYYWGSRYVFYSKKAFADAGITPPKTLAEFNKAAVTLKAKGGKDYSGFWVPGQDWRNGISWLFANGGDIAAQEGDSWVGKLSSPESVKGLEEWKNLSDNASAAPKDGLDAEAWVPYNNGEAAMFMAPGWARWSVPEEMATDLGGFALPGTDGNAAPVFAGGSNIGISAKSKKQDEAYALLKLIYSDEYQTMLAENGLGPANPEFTAKMGDDEFAQASIAAASNSKLTPTSPHWTEVETTQVMEEFFGKLAGGEDVAKTAKEYDAKLEAILNK
- a CDS encoding carbohydrate ABC transporter permease, with the translated sequence MTYDAPPTETEADPPPLRNRRRRPAPYLLLVPALLTLALGLGYPLVRQILMSFQEFGLAQQFGTAEPGWIGLDNYVHVLTDKTTWLVIARSVAFCFAAASLTMVIGMALALLMRQVSTAARIILQVSLLAAWASPLIASLTVWNWLFDTRYGVVNWLLVKVGFASFDGYSWLANPWTFFLVAGVIVVWMSVPFVAFSLYAALTQVPEETLEASQLDGASRTQRFRFIVLPTIRPVLSIVMLLQIVWDLRLFAQIKYLQGAGGTVSETNLLGTYLYQLGVAQSEYGMASAVAMLMLLLTLVLTFGYVRSLLREERAS
- a CDS encoding carbohydrate ABC transporter permease translates to MTAPATPTLRRRRPRKGRRLSSAVAILVAAVWAFPVYWMVNSSFQSSSRLRAPDPAWLPFNDEASTDAYGRVVDASFWHSMQLSLTVTVLAVVAGLAFAFLAALAISRFRIRGKGAFIIVILVVQMIPAEALFISQYKMLSGWGLFNTVAGLTLLYLAMILPFTVWMLRGFVAGVPAELEEAAMVDGCSRFRAFFTITFPLLAPGLVASGVYGFLQCWNEITLATVVMDPSNRTIPLWLQGMTTVSNQAIDWPAVMAGATLVAVPVIGLFMFVQNKMTSGMVSGAVKG